A single Mangrovimonas sp. YM274 DNA region contains:
- a CDS encoding Lacal_2735 family protein, whose product MNKHFCKVGTIRPNLEKVSSLNDLERKHSNFIEEAYNLTQTDSGLSDVLYHEASKLRRRISRLKGISSNTLDAAF is encoded by the coding sequence ATGAACAAACATTTCTGTAAAGTAGGAACCATCAGACCAAACCTTGAGAAGGTTTCCAGTCTGAACGATTTGGAAAGAAAACATTCCAATTTCATCGAAGAAGCATATAATCTAACACAAACCGATTCTGGACTGAGCGACGTGTTATACCATGAAGCTTCAAAACTTAGAAGAAGAATCTCGCGCCTTAAAGGTATTAGCTCAAATACTCTTGATGCAGCCTTTTGA
- a CDS encoding ABC transporter substrate-binding protein — MNIYKDQLYRSVVLHDKPKRIVSLVPSQTELLCDLGLKDHLVGVTKFCVHPRSIRDEVTVVGGTKQIHLDKIRALQPDIILCNKEENTLEIVQECVKIAPVHISDVLGFSDCLELIGMYGSIFGVETRATELQERLQAQLLDFKEFVEDYPRFRTAYFIWKSPWMVAANDSFINYLMEIQGFDNHFGHLSRYPEIQIDESSLEGVELILLSSEPYPFKEDDTNILKDIVPSAKILLVDGEMFSWYGSRLTQAFVYFKRLHQEYLS; from the coding sequence ATGAATATTTACAAAGATCAGCTATACCGGTCTGTTGTTTTACATGACAAACCCAAGCGCATAGTGTCTTTGGTGCCAAGCCAAACAGAACTGTTATGCGATTTGGGCTTGAAAGACCACTTAGTTGGAGTGACCAAGTTTTGTGTGCATCCAAGGAGTATTCGGGATGAGGTGACGGTGGTTGGGGGAACCAAGCAAATTCACTTGGACAAAATAAGGGCACTTCAGCCAGACATTATTCTGTGTAATAAGGAAGAGAACACTTTGGAGATTGTGCAGGAATGTGTAAAGATAGCTCCTGTGCACATTAGTGATGTGTTAGGGTTTTCGGATTGCTTGGAACTAATTGGTATGTATGGCAGTATCTTTGGTGTAGAAACTCGTGCTACGGAATTACAGGAGCGCTTGCAGGCTCAGCTTTTAGATTTTAAAGAGTTTGTGGAAGATTACCCTCGATTTAGGACGGCTTATTTTATTTGGAAATCACCTTGGATGGTAGCTGCCAATGATAGTTTTATAAACTATTTAATGGAAATTCAGGGATTTGACAATCACTTTGGTCATTTATCAAGGTATCCAGAAATTCAGATTGATGAAAGTTCTTTGGAAGGTGTCGAGCTTATTCTGCTATCCAGTGAGCCTTACCCGTTTAAAGAGGACGATACCAACATTTTAAAGGACATTGTGCCCTCTGCCAAAATATTATTGGTAGATGGAGAAATGTTCTCATGGTACGGTTCAAGGCTCACCCAAGCATTTGTGTACTTCAAAAGGCTGCATCAAGAGTATTTGAGCTAA
- the pyrF gene encoding orotidine-5'-phosphate decarboxylase: MTTEQLVEQIKIKNSFLCVGLDVDLNKIPTHLLKEEDPIFAFNKAIIDATHDLCVAYKPNIAFFEAYGLKGWQALEKTISYINENYPELFTIADAKRGDIGNTSTMYAKAFFEDLAFDSVTIAPYMGKDSVEPFLAFEDKHTILLALTSNEGAFDFQTKLIEGKELYKHVLETSKTYKNSENLMYVVGATKAEYLADIRTIIPNSFLLVPGVGAQGGNLQEVCKYGMNDQVGLLINSSRGIIYASKGEDFAEAAAKEAKALQEQMQELLKV; encoded by the coding sequence GTGACCACAGAGCAACTTGTAGAACAGATTAAAATAAAAAACTCTTTCCTATGTGTAGGGTTGGACGTAGACCTTAACAAAATTCCAACTCATTTGCTTAAAGAAGAGGATCCTATATTCGCTTTTAATAAAGCTATTATTGATGCTACACATGACTTGTGTGTGGCTTACAAGCCTAATATTGCGTTTTTTGAAGCCTATGGATTGAAAGGGTGGCAAGCTTTGGAAAAGACCATTTCCTATATTAATGAAAATTATCCTGAGCTATTTACCATAGCTGACGCCAAGCGTGGTGATATTGGTAATACAAGCACCATGTATGCCAAGGCTTTTTTTGAGGATTTAGCCTTTGATAGTGTTACCATTGCTCCTTATATGGGAAAGGATTCTGTGGAACCGTTTTTAGCTTTTGAGGATAAACATACAATATTACTCGCCTTGACTTCCAATGAAGGAGCTTTTGATTTCCAAACAAAGCTTATAGAAGGAAAAGAATTGTACAAGCATGTTTTGGAAACCTCAAAGACTTACAAGAACTCAGAAAACTTAATGTATGTAGTGGGGGCTACCAAAGCAGAATATCTTGCTGATATTAGAACCATTATTCCAAATAGCTTCTTATTGGTACCTGGTGTTGGAGCGCAGGGAGGTAACTTACAGGAGGTGTGCAAATATGGTATGAATGATCAAGTTGGTTTGTTGATCAACTCTTCAAGAGGAATTATTTACGCATCTAAAGGTGAGGATTTTGCCGAGGCTGCAGCTAAAGAAGCAAAGGCACTTCAAGAGCAAATGCAAGAACTTTTAAAGGTCTAA
- the prfA gene encoding peptide chain release factor 1, whose translation MLDKLNIVKQRFDEVSDLIIQPDIIADQKRYIQLNKEYKDLKLLVDKREEYKTLIDNLKEAEEILADGSDPEMVEMAKMQLEEAKGSIPKMEDEIKFLLIPKDPEDAKNAVMELRAGTGGDEASIFAGDLFRMYTKYCESKGWKVDVVDYSEGTSGGFKEIQFEVSGEDVYGTLKFEAGVHRVQRVPQTETQGRVHTSAATVMVFPEAEEFDVQIDPKDVRIDYFCSSGPGGQSVNTTYSAVRLTHIPTGLVAQCQDQKSQHKNKEKAFKVLRSRLYDLELAKKQEEDAAKRGSMVSSGDRSAKIRTYNYPQGRVTDHRIGLTLYDLSNIVNGDIQKIIDELMLAENTEKLKAGDDVI comes from the coding sequence ATGTTAGATAAATTAAATATCGTAAAACAGCGTTTTGATGAGGTCAGTGATTTGATCATCCAACCTGATATTATTGCAGACCAAAAGCGTTATATACAATTAAATAAAGAATATAAGGACCTTAAGTTGTTAGTTGATAAGCGTGAAGAATATAAAACGCTGATTGATAACCTTAAGGAGGCTGAAGAGATTCTTGCCGATGGAAGCGACCCTGAAATGGTAGAAATGGCCAAAATGCAGCTTGAAGAGGCTAAGGGGAGTATTCCTAAAATGGAAGACGAAATCAAGTTCCTTTTGATTCCTAAAGATCCGGAAGATGCTAAAAACGCAGTGATGGAACTTCGTGCGGGAACAGGAGGAGACGAGGCCAGTATTTTTGCCGGGGATTTGTTTAGAATGTACACCAAATATTGTGAGAGCAAAGGCTGGAAAGTAGATGTTGTAGATTATAGTGAAGGGACCAGTGGTGGTTTTAAAGAGATTCAGTTTGAAGTTTCGGGAGAAGATGTTTACGGAACCTTAAAGTTTGAGGCAGGTGTGCACCGTGTACAGCGTGTACCTCAAACCGAAACACAGGGACGTGTACATACAAGTGCTGCTACGGTAATGGTATTTCCAGAAGCAGAGGAATTTGATGTGCAAATTGACCCTAAGGATGTAAGAATTGACTACTTCTGTTCTTCTGGTCCAGGAGGTCAGTCGGTGAATACTACCTATTCTGCGGTGCGTTTAACGCATATTCCAACAGGTTTGGTGGCGCAGTGTCAGGATCAAAAATCACAGCATAAAAACAAAGAAAAAGCCTTTAAGGTATTGCGTTCGCGTTTGTACGATCTGGAGTTGGCCAAGAAGCAGGAGGAAGACGCTGCAAAACGTGGCAGCATGGTGTCGTCTGGAGACCGTAGTGCCAAGATTAGAACTTACAACTACCCACAAGGTCGTGTAACTGATCACCGAATTGGGTTGACCCTTTACGATCTATCCAATATTGTGAATGGAGATATTCAAAAAATAATTGATGAATTGATGCTTGCTGAAAACACTGAGAAGTTGAAAGCAGGTGACGATGTCATCTAA
- a CDS encoding adenosylcobalamin-dependent ribonucleoside-diphosphate reductase yields MKVDTSPVSKRIYTQEEAFQASLDYFKGDDLAARVWVNKYALKDSDGNIYELTPNDMHRRIASEIARIEARYPNAMSEEEIFDLIKDFKYIVPQGSPMAGIGNKYQVGSLSNCFVIGNGGDSDSYGGIMKVDQEQVQLMKRRGGVGHDLSHIRPKGSDVKNSALTSTGIVPFMERYSNSTREVAQDGRRGALMLSISVNHPDSEAFVDAKLEQGKVTGANVSVRIDDEFMKAVKEGTEYKQTYPIFSDNPQASKTIDATSLWKKIVHNAWKSAEPGILFWDTIARESIPDCYAEFGYKTVSTNPCGEIPLCPYDSCRLLAINLFSYVENPFTDTASFNFELFKKHVAYAQRMMDDIIDLELEKIDVILAKIDADPESDEIKAIERNLWLNIRQKAYEGRRTGIGITAEGDMLAALGIQYGSEEGNAFSVEVHKTLAIAAYRGSVYTAKERGAFTIYDAELEKDNPFILRLKEADEKLYYEMMEYGRRNIALLTIAPTGTTSLMTQTSSGIEPVFLPVYKRRRKVNPNDKEARIDFVDEVGDSWEEYVVFHHRFKQWMQVKGHDITKNYSQEELDELVKESPYYKATSNDVNWLSKVSMQGAVQKWVDHSISVTINLPSNVSEELVGELYLKAWEVGCKGVTVYRDGSRSGVLISNSEKKEDENETLTAFPTKRPQVLEADVVRFQNNKEKWIAFIGLIEGQPYEIFTGLADDEDGILIPRWVTDGVIIKNRNEDGTSRYDFQYQNKRGYKTTIEGLSHKFNPEFWNYAKLISSTLRHGMPIEKIVDLINSLQLDGESISTWKNGVVRAIKRYVEDGTKAKGKCSNCNSDNLIYQEGCLTCTDCGSSKCG; encoded by the coding sequence ATGAAAGTCGATACTTCTCCAGTGTCCAAAAGAATTTATACTCAAGAAGAAGCATTTCAAGCTTCATTAGACTATTTTAAGGGTGATGATTTAGCCGCTCGCGTATGGGTGAATAAGTATGCTTTAAAAGATTCAGATGGTAATATTTATGAGCTCACTCCAAATGATATGCACAGGCGAATCGCTAGTGAAATAGCAAGGATAGAAGCCCGTTATCCTAATGCTATGAGTGAAGAAGAAATTTTTGATTTAATCAAGGATTTCAAGTACATCGTGCCACAGGGAAGTCCTATGGCAGGGATTGGAAATAAATACCAAGTAGGGTCTTTGTCCAACTGTTTTGTAATTGGTAACGGAGGAGATTCTGATTCCTATGGAGGAATCATGAAAGTGGACCAAGAGCAGGTGCAGTTAATGAAACGTCGTGGAGGTGTTGGGCACGATTTGTCGCACATCCGTCCTAAAGGGAGCGATGTCAAAAACTCGGCTTTGACCTCTACAGGAATCGTTCCTTTCATGGAGCGCTATTCAAATTCAACAAGAGAAGTAGCACAAGACGGACGTCGTGGAGCTTTAATGTTGTCTATTTCTGTTAACCATCCAGACTCTGAGGCCTTCGTTGATGCAAAACTTGAGCAGGGAAAAGTTACAGGAGCCAATGTTTCTGTAAGAATCGATGATGAGTTCATGAAAGCCGTTAAGGAGGGGACTGAGTACAAACAAACCTATCCTATTTTTAGTGATAACCCACAAGCAAGCAAAACAATCGACGCGACTTCGCTTTGGAAGAAAATTGTTCACAACGCATGGAAATCAGCTGAGCCGGGAATTTTATTCTGGGATACCATTGCTAGAGAGTCTATTCCGGATTGTTATGCCGAGTTTGGTTATAAAACAGTATCCACAAACCCATGTGGAGAGATTCCTTTATGTCCTTATGATTCTTGTCGATTACTGGCCATCAACTTATTTTCTTATGTAGAAAATCCATTTACGGACACTGCTTCTTTCAACTTCGAGTTGTTCAAAAAGCACGTAGCCTATGCACAACGCATGATGGATGATATCATTGACCTGGAATTGGAGAAGATTGATGTAATCCTAGCTAAAATTGATGCCGATCCAGAATCTGATGAAATCAAGGCTATCGAAAGAAACCTTTGGTTGAACATTCGTCAAAAGGCTTACGAAGGACGTCGTACAGGTATTGGTATTACGGCAGAAGGAGATATGTTAGCTGCCTTAGGGATTCAATATGGATCTGAAGAAGGAAATGCTTTCTCTGTAGAAGTTCATAAAACATTGGCCATTGCGGCTTATAGAGGATCTGTGTATACAGCTAAGGAACGTGGAGCTTTTACAATTTACGATGCTGAACTTGAAAAAGACAATCCATTCATTTTAAGATTGAAAGAAGCTGATGAAAAGCTTTACTATGAAATGATGGAATACGGGCGTCGTAACATTGCTTTGTTAACTATTGCTCCAACGGGAACTACAAGTTTAATGACGCAAACATCTTCTGGTATTGAACCTGTATTCTTACCAGTTTACAAACGTCGTAGAAAAGTAAACCCTAACGACAAGGAAGCTCGCATAGACTTTGTTGATGAGGTAGGTGATTCTTGGGAAGAGTACGTGGTATTCCACCACCGCTTTAAGCAATGGATGCAAGTTAAGGGACATGATATTACAAAAAATTACTCACAAGAGGAATTGGATGAATTGGTAAAAGAGTCTCCATATTATAAGGCTACTTCCAATGATGTAAATTGGTTGAGTAAGGTGAGTATGCAGGGAGCTGTACAAAAATGGGTAGACCACTCTATTAGTGTAACTATTAACTTGCCAAGTAACGTTTCGGAAGAATTGGTAGGTGAACTGTACTTGAAAGCTTGGGAAGTAGGTTGTAAAGGTGTAACCGTTTATAGAGATGGTTCTCGTTCTGGTGTATTGATTTCTAATTCAGAAAAGAAAGAAGATGAAAACGAAACGTTGACGGCATTCCCAACAAAGCGCCCTCAAGTATTGGAAGCTGATGTGGTAAGGTTTCAAAACAATAAGGAAAAATGGATTGCTTTCATTGGTTTGATTGAGGGACAGCCTTATGAAATTTTTACAGGTTTAGCCGATGATGAAGATGGGATCTTGATTCCAAGATGGGTTACGGACGGTGTAATCATTAAAAATAGAAATGAAGACGGTACGTCTCGTTACGATTTCCAATATCAAAACAAAAGAGGTTACAAAACCACTATTGAAGGCTTATCTCATAAATTCAACCCAGAGTTCTGGAACTATGCTAAGTTAATCTCTAGTACCTTGCGTCACGGTATGCCAATTGAGAAGATTGTTGACTTGATTAACAGTTTGCAATTGGACGGTGAGTCTATTAGTACATGGAAGAATGGGGTAGTAAGAGCTATCAAACGATACGTAGAGGATGGAACCAAAGCCAAAGGAAAATGTTCCAACTGTAATTCAGACAACTTGATTTACCAAGAAGGTTGTTTGACCTGTACAGATTGTGGATCTTCCAAGTGCGGATAG
- a CDS encoding DUF3078 domain-containing protein → MKNVLVLFLILFVQSVWAQPDSLFVKREIKHDVKPKWTQSNKVGFDLSEVAFVNWNSGGSNSISALLGLVSNLGYKYKNFSWQSVGTLRYGINKQQGQEMRKTDDVIELVSNLGYRRDTLTNWFYSARFNFKTQLTNGYKYPETSKPISQFMAPGYLFLGGGVEYGKNIEKLSFYFSPMTFKSTFVLDEALANAGSFGVSPAVLDLEGNVISPGQRVRTEMGILFTNAYETPVYENINLINRLSLYTDYINSFGNIDIDWELLLNFKVNKYVKTSFGSHLIYDNDVKNLEATEVEGEYEKNGARIQWKQLLGVGVVVAF, encoded by the coding sequence ATGAAAAATGTTCTAGTTCTTTTTCTAATTCTTTTTGTGCAAAGTGTTTGGGCGCAACCCGATTCATTATTTGTAAAAAGAGAAATTAAACATGATGTTAAACCAAAATGGACCCAGAGTAATAAAGTTGGTTTTGATCTTAGCGAAGTAGCCTTCGTTAATTGGAACTCTGGGGGTAGTAATTCTATATCTGCTTTATTGGGGCTGGTGTCTAATTTAGGATATAAGTACAAAAACTTTTCATGGCAGTCTGTCGGAACCTTGCGTTATGGAATCAATAAGCAGCAAGGGCAGGAAATGAGAAAGACGGATGATGTAATAGAACTAGTGTCTAATCTAGGGTATCGAAGGGATACCTTAACCAATTGGTTTTATTCGGCGCGGTTCAATTTTAAAACGCAGCTTACCAACGGTTACAAATATCCAGAAACCAGTAAACCGATTTCCCAATTTATGGCGCCCGGTTATCTCTTTCTAGGAGGAGGTGTCGAGTATGGAAAAAATATAGAAAAGCTTTCTTTTTATTTTTCGCCAATGACGTTTAAGTCTACATTCGTTTTGGATGAGGCGTTGGCTAATGCGGGATCTTTTGGTGTGTCACCAGCTGTTTTGGATTTAGAAGGTAATGTGATTAGTCCCGGACAACGGGTTAGGACAGAAATGGGAATATTGTTTACCAATGCCTATGAAACGCCGGTTTATGAAAATATCAATTTAATTAACCGTCTTAGTTTATATACCGATTACATCAATAGTTTTGGAAACATTGATATAGATTGGGAATTACTTCTAAATTTTAAGGTCAATAAATATGTCAAGACCAGTTTTGGGTCGCACCTCATTTACGACAACGATGTTAAAAATCTGGAAGCCACAGAAGTTGAAGGGGAATATGAAAAAAATGGAGCCCGTATTCAATGGAAGCAACTCTTGGGAGTTGGTGTCGTTGTGGCTTTTTAG
- a CDS encoding AIR synthase related protein, with translation MSQDISKRYAQRGVSASKEDVHNAIKNIDKGLFPKAFCKIVPDFLTNDEDYCLIMHADGAGTKSSLAYMYWKETGDVSVWKGIAQDALIMNIDDLLCVGATDNIMLSSTIGRNKNLVPGEVISAIINGTEELISELKDFGVTIHSTGGETADVGDLVRTIIVDSTVTARMKRTDVIDNANIKAGDVIVGLSSSGQASYEKEYNGGMGSNGLTSARHDVFHKYLAEKFPESFDASVPEELVYSGQVKLTDAVEDSPLDAGKLVLSPTRTYAPIIKRILSKYTSENIHGMVHCSGGAQTKVLHFIDSLHVIKDNLFPVPPLFKLIQEQSKTDWKEMYQVFNCGHRMELYVSPEIAEDIIAISKSFNVDAQIVGRVEASENKKLTIESEFGTFNY, from the coding sequence ATGAGCCAAGATATAAGTAAAAGATACGCGCAAAGAGGTGTTTCTGCCTCCAAAGAAGATGTCCATAATGCAATTAAGAATATTGATAAAGGGTTGTTCCCTAAGGCTTTTTGCAAGATTGTGCCTGATTTTCTTACCAACGATGAGGATTATTGTTTGATCATGCATGCTGATGGTGCGGGGACCAAAAGTTCCTTGGCCTATATGTATTGGAAAGAAACCGGTGACGTGTCTGTTTGGAAGGGGATTGCTCAAGACGCATTGATCATGAATATTGATGATCTTTTATGTGTGGGGGCTACGGATAATATCATGTTGTCTTCTACAATTGGTAGAAACAAAAACTTGGTTCCAGGGGAAGTGATTTCTGCTATTATCAATGGAACGGAAGAATTGATTTCAGAATTAAAGGATTTTGGAGTAACGATTCACTCAACAGGTGGGGAAACTGCCGATGTTGGAGATTTGGTACGTACCATTATTGTAGATTCTACGGTTACAGCTAGAATGAAGCGTACTGATGTTATAGACAATGCTAATATAAAGGCTGGTGATGTGATTGTTGGATTGTCATCTTCTGGGCAAGCTAGTTACGAAAAGGAGTATAACGGTGGAATGGGAAGTAATGGTTTAACATCAGCCCGTCATGATGTGTTCCATAAATATTTGGCAGAAAAATTCCCAGAGAGTTTTGATGCTTCTGTACCAGAGGAATTGGTGTATTCTGGGCAAGTGAAATTGACTGATGCTGTTGAAGATTCTCCCTTAGATGCTGGAAAGTTGGTATTGTCGCCAACAAGAACCTACGCACCAATTATCAAAAGAATTTTGTCAAAATATACCAGTGAAAATATCCATGGAATGGTGCATTGTTCTGGTGGAGCCCAAACTAAGGTATTACACTTTATAGATAGCCTTCATGTGATTAAGGATAATTTGTTTCCTGTACCACCCCTGTTTAAACTAATCCAAGAACAATCAAAAACCGATTGGAAAGAAATGTACCAAGTGTTTAACTGTGGTCATAGAATGGAATTGTATGTCTCTCCAGAAATTGCCGAGGATATTATTGCTATTTCGAAATCTTTCAATGTCGATGCCCAAATTGTTGGAAGGGTAGAGGCTTCGGAAAATAAAAAACTTACAATAGAAAGTGAATTTGGAACGTTCAACTATTAA
- a CDS encoding glutamine synthetase III, which yields MSTLRFHAVKESFDRVPLKMDFKERRSAIFGAKVFNEVAMRQYLTKEACNSVMDASRFGFKIDRTIADHIAAGMKEWAISKGATHYTHWFQPLTGATAEKHDAFFEPLGGGVAIEKFDGGQLVQQEPDASSFPHGGIRNTFEARGYTAWDPTSPAFIYETTLCIPTVFVAYTGEALDYKTPLLRALQAVDTAAVAVCKYFDKNVRKVNASLGWEQEYFLIDSGLVASRPDIVLTGRTLLGHSAAKGQQLDDHYFGTIPNRAMAYMRDLENECMLLGIPVKTRHNEVAPNQFELAPIFDEANLAVDHNSLLMDVMSKVAERHHFKVLFHEKPFMGVNGSGKHNNWSLGTDTGVNLLSPGKTPMSNLQFLTFFINTIKAVHDNEELLRAAVASASNDHRLGANEAPPAIMSVFIGQQLSSVLNELENVTDGKLSPAEKTDLKLNVVGKIPEILLDNTDRNRTSPFAFTGNKFEFRAVGSKANCANPMTVLNSIVAKQLMDFKQEVDVLIDKKKLKKDEAIFNVLREYIKISKAILFEGNGYSEAWEKEAKKRKLSNNKTTPEALKVKVSPKVIELFEGLGVMNKIESQARYEIEMEDYIHRIQIEGRVLGDIARNHVVPTAVRYQNRLIENVKGLKEIFGAEFKDLAKEQLNLIKEISGHIEAINANVTKMIGVRKEANKIEKIDKKALAYCNTVKPLFDGIRYHCDKLELLVDDELWPLTKYRELLFVK from the coding sequence ATGTCAACATTACGATTTCATGCTGTCAAGGAGTCTTTTGATAGAGTGCCCTTGAAAATGGATTTTAAGGAACGTCGGTCTGCTATTTTTGGTGCAAAGGTTTTTAATGAGGTCGCCATGCGTCAATATCTAACCAAAGAGGCTTGTAATAGTGTCATGGATGCTAGCAGATTTGGATTTAAGATAGATCGTACCATTGCCGACCATATAGCTGCAGGAATGAAAGAATGGGCTATTTCCAAAGGGGCTACTCATTATACGCATTGGTTTCAGCCTTTGACAGGGGCCACAGCCGAAAAGCACGATGCTTTTTTTGAGCCTTTGGGAGGAGGAGTTGCCATAGAAAAATTTGATGGAGGACAGTTGGTACAACAGGAGCCTGATGCTTCCAGTTTTCCGCACGGAGGTATTAGAAATACTTTTGAAGCAAGGGGGTATACTGCTTGGGATCCTACCTCTCCAGCCTTCATATATGAAACGACATTATGTATACCTACGGTGTTTGTGGCTTACACAGGGGAAGCATTGGATTACAAGACCCCTTTGTTGCGTGCCTTGCAAGCAGTAGACACGGCAGCTGTTGCGGTATGTAAATATTTCGACAAAAATGTTAGAAAGGTAAATGCCTCATTAGGTTGGGAGCAGGAGTACTTTTTAATTGATAGTGGTTTGGTGGCTTCCAGGCCGGATATTGTGCTTACTGGGCGCACCTTGTTAGGGCATTCTGCTGCAAAAGGACAGCAATTGGACGACCATTATTTTGGAACTATTCCAAACAGGGCAATGGCTTATATGCGCGATTTGGAAAATGAATGTATGCTATTGGGAATTCCGGTGAAAACAAGACATAATGAAGTGGCTCCAAATCAATTTGAATTGGCTCCAATTTTTGATGAAGCCAATTTAGCGGTAGATCATAACTCTCTTTTAATGGATGTAATGAGTAAGGTGGCCGAACGTCATCATTTTAAAGTCTTGTTCCATGAAAAGCCTTTTATGGGAGTGAATGGCTCAGGAAAACATAATAATTGGAGTTTGGGTACTGATACTGGGGTAAATTTATTGAGCCCGGGGAAAACGCCTATGAGCAACCTTCAGTTTTTAACATTCTTCATAAACACTATTAAAGCTGTACACGATAATGAAGAGTTATTGCGAGCGGCCGTGGCTTCAGCTAGTAATGACCATAGGTTGGGGGCTAATGAAGCACCTCCTGCTATCATGTCGGTATTTATTGGTCAGCAATTGAGCAGTGTATTGAATGAACTTGAGAATGTCACAGACGGAAAGTTGTCTCCAGCAGAAAAGACCGATTTGAAGTTGAATGTTGTTGGAAAAATTCCTGAAATTTTATTGGATAATACCGATAGGAATAGAACTTCTCCTTTTGCCTTTACAGGGAATAAATTCGAGTTTCGCGCTGTTGGTTCCAAGGCTAATTGCGCTAATCCTATGACAGTGTTGAATAGCATTGTAGCGAAACAGTTAATGGACTTTAAGCAGGAGGTTGATGTATTGATTGATAAAAAGAAACTGAAGAAGGATGAGGCTATTTTTAATGTGTTGAGGGAGTATATCAAAATTTCAAAAGCTATTTTATTTGAAGGTAATGGATATAGCGAAGCCTGGGAAAAGGAAGCCAAAAAACGAAAGTTGAGTAACAATAAAACAACGCCTGAAGCTCTTAAGGTAAAAGTGTCTCCTAAAGTTATAGAGCTTTTTGAGGGCTTAGGGGTAATGAATAAGATTGAATCTCAAGCGCGTTATGAAATTGAGATGGAAGATTATATTCACCGCATTCAAATAGAAGGACGAGTTTTAGGGGATATTGCGCGAAATCATGTAGTGCCTACGGCTGTTAGATATCAAAATAGGTTAATAGAGAATGTAAAGGGGCTTAAGGAGATTTTTGGAGCCGAGTTTAAGGATTTGGCAAAAGAACAATTAAATCTTATCAAGGAAATTTCAGGTCATATTGAGGCTATAAATGCCAATGTAACTAAAATGATTGGAGTAAGGAAAGAGGCTAATAAAATTGAAAAGATAGATAAAAAGGCGTTGGCCTATTGTAACACCGTAAAACCATTATTTGATGGAATAAGATATCACTGTGATAAATTGGAATTATTGGTGGATGATGAACTATGGCCGTTAACTAAATATCGTGAATTACTTTTTGTTAAGTAG
- a CDS encoding glutamine synthetase beta-grasp domain-containing protein, with translation MAKSKLEYIWLDGYYPTQNMRSKTKIEEDFSGKLEDCPVWSFDGSSTKQAEGGSSDCLLKPVAIYPDPARKDGYLVMTEVLNADGTPHESNGRATIDDDDNDFWFGFEQEYFIMDTHTQLPLGFPIGGYPGPQGMYYCSVGGRNTHGRDIVEEHADLCIEAGLNFEGINQEVACGQWEFQLFAKGAKKAGDEIWIARYLMDRLTEKYGYYIEYHPKPVKGDWNGSGMHANFSNSVLRTCGDKETYMKICEAFRPVVDEHIAVYGEFNDERLTGKHETASINDFSYGISDRGASIRIPIITVEKGWKGWLEDRRPASNGDPYKIAGRIVKTVKSAVLD, from the coding sequence ATGGCAAAATCAAAACTTGAGTACATTTGGCTAGATGGTTATTACCCTACTCAAAACATGAGAAGCAAAACTAAAATTGAAGAAGATTTTAGTGGTAAATTAGAAGACTGTCCTGTTTGGTCTTTTGATGGAAGTTCAACAAAACAAGCTGAAGGAGGATCTTCTGATTGCCTTTTGAAGCCAGTTGCTATTTACCCTGACCCTGCAAGAAAAGACGGGTACTTGGTAATGACAGAGGTTTTAAATGCTGACGGAACACCTCACGAATCAAACGGAAGAGCTACCATTGATGATGATGACAATGATTTCTGGTTCGGATTCGAACAAGAATACTTCATCATGGACACGCATACTCAATTGCCATTAGGATTCCCTATTGGAGGCTACCCTGGTCCTCAAGGAATGTACTACTGTTCTGTAGGTGGAAGAAACACTCACGGAAGAGACATCGTTGAAGAACATGCTGACTTATGTATCGAGGCCGGTTTGAACTTTGAAGGGATCAATCAAGAAGTTGCCTGTGGACAATGGGAATTTCAATTATTCGCCAAAGGTGCTAAAAAAGCTGGAGATGAGATTTGGATTGCTCGCTACCTAATGGATCGTTTAACCGAAAAATACGGATACTATATTGAATACCATCCTAAGCCAGTAAAAGGTGATTGGAATGGTTCTGGAATGCACGCAAACTTCTCTAACTCTGTGTTGAGAACTTGTGGAGACAAAGAAACTTATATGAAAATTTGTGAAGCTTTCCGTCCGGTTGTTGATGAGCACATTGCTGTTTACGGTGAGTTCAACGACGAACGTTTGACTGGTAAGCACGAAACCGCTTCTATCAACGATTTCAGCTATGGCATTTCAGATAGAGGTGCGTCAATTAGAATTCCAATTATTACCGTTGAGAAAGGTTGGAAAGGATGGTTGGAAGATCGTCGTCCAGCATCCAACGGAGACCCATACAAAATCGCGGGTAGAATTGTAAAGACAGTAAAATCTGCAGTATTGGATTAA